In Saccharothrix violaceirubra, the following are encoded in one genomic region:
- a CDS encoding primary-amine oxidase: protein MTTSSAHPLDPLTEAEIARVREVLVAEGKVGPTTRFPSVLPVEPDKALVRSFTPGSTAPRRVRAVLLDVKTGVTQEAVVDAASGTLESFVDLDPADGRAPILFEEYDRCADLVRADPRWQAAMKRRGVDDWSLAFVAPLSPGSFEENFDNNRRYLRALTFLRDHVDDSPWAHPVEGLLAEVDLITGEVLQVVDEGDVPVPTEHGNYTGVAEPRTTLKPISITQPEGVSFTVEGSEVTWEGWKLRVGFNAREGLTLHRISFNGEPVLYRASMAEMVVPYGDPAPWRNWISYFDAGEYLLGKNANSLKLGCDCLGVIHYFDAAVADDHGNPITIPQVVCMHEEDYGVLWKHTNILTGASDVRRSRRLVVSFFSTIGNYDYGFFWYFYLDGTIELEAKATGVVFCGAGEESPYGAEIAPGLMAPVHQHLFCARLDTEVAGERNTVDEVDFARIPIGPANPRGNAFTSTTKVLETETDGARLADPLVGRTWVVRSADGTNRLGKPKAYQLVPKPGPTLLAQPEATVHGRAEFATKHLWVTKFDENERYPAGDYPNQHPGGAGLPGWVKQDESIVDEDIVLWHVFGPTHLPRPEDWPVMPVDYSGFMFRPLGFLDRNPALDLPDFSADKHCPPGQCGCSH from the coding sequence ATGACGACGTCTTCCGCGCACCCGCTCGACCCGTTGACCGAGGCGGAGATCGCCCGCGTCCGGGAAGTGCTCGTCGCCGAGGGCAAGGTAGGCCCGACCACGCGGTTCCCCAGCGTCCTCCCGGTCGAGCCGGACAAGGCCCTCGTCCGCTCCTTCACGCCCGGCAGCACCGCACCGCGCCGCGTGCGGGCCGTGCTGCTCGACGTCAAGACCGGCGTCACGCAGGAAGCCGTCGTCGACGCGGCCTCCGGCACGCTGGAGTCCTTTGTGGATCTCGACCCGGCCGACGGCCGCGCCCCGATCCTGTTCGAGGAGTACGACCGGTGCGCCGACCTGGTGCGCGCCGACCCGCGCTGGCAGGCGGCGATGAAGCGGCGCGGTGTCGACGACTGGTCGCTGGCCTTCGTCGCGCCGCTGTCCCCCGGCTCGTTCGAGGAGAACTTCGACAACAACCGCCGGTACCTGCGCGCCCTGACCTTCCTGCGCGACCACGTGGACGACAGCCCGTGGGCGCACCCGGTCGAGGGTCTGTTGGCCGAGGTCGACCTGATCACCGGCGAGGTCCTCCAGGTCGTCGACGAGGGCGACGTGCCCGTGCCGACCGAGCACGGCAACTACACCGGGGTGGCGGAGCCGCGCACCACGCTCAAGCCGATCTCGATCACCCAGCCCGAGGGTGTCAGCTTCACGGTCGAGGGCAGCGAGGTCACCTGGGAGGGCTGGAAGCTGCGCGTCGGCTTCAACGCCCGTGAGGGCCTGACGCTGCACCGCATCTCCTTCAACGGCGAGCCCGTGCTCTACCGCGCGTCGATGGCCGAGATGGTCGTCCCCTACGGCGACCCCGCGCCGTGGCGCAACTGGATCAGCTACTTCGACGCCGGCGAGTACCTGCTGGGCAAGAACGCCAACTCGCTGAAGCTGGGCTGCGACTGCCTGGGCGTCATCCACTACTTCGACGCGGCGGTGGCCGACGACCACGGCAACCCGATCACGATCCCGCAGGTCGTCTGCATGCACGAAGAGGACTACGGCGTGCTGTGGAAGCACACCAACATCCTCACCGGCGCCTCGGACGTGCGGCGGTCGCGTCGCCTGGTCGTGTCGTTCTTCAGCACCATCGGCAACTACGACTACGGCTTCTTCTGGTACTTCTACCTCGACGGCACGATCGAGCTGGAGGCCAAGGCCACCGGCGTGGTGTTCTGCGGCGCCGGCGAGGAGTCGCCCTACGGCGCGGAGATCGCGCCCGGCCTGATGGCACCGGTCCACCAGCACCTGTTCTGCGCGCGGCTGGACACCGAGGTCGCGGGCGAGCGCAACACGGTCGACGAGGTCGACTTCGCGCGCATCCCGATCGGCCCGGCCAACCCGCGCGGCAACGCGTTCACCAGCACGACCAAGGTCCTGGAGACCGAGACGGACGGCGCGCGCCTCGCCGACCCGCTGGTCGGCCGCACGTGGGTGGTCCGCAGCGCCGACGGCACCAACCGGCTGGGCAAGCCGAAGGCATACCAATTGGTGCCCAAGCCGGGCCCCACGCTGCTCGCGCAGCCCGAAGCGACGGTCCACGGCCGGGCCGAATTCGCCACCAAACACCTTTGGGTGACGAAGTTCGACGAAAACGAACGTTACCCGGCCGGCGATTACCCGAACCAGCACCCGGGCGGCGCCGGATTGCCCGGTTGGGTGAAGCAGGACGAGTCGATCGTCGACGAGGACATCGTGCTCTGGCACGTGTTCGGACCGACCCACCTGCCGCGCCCCGAGGACTGGCCGGTCATGCCGGTCGACTACAGCGGGTTCATGTTCCGCCCCTTGGGTTTCCTCGACCGGAACCCGGCGCTGGACCTGCCCGACTTCTCGGCCGACAAGCACTGCCCGCCCGGTCAGTGCGGGTGCTCGCACTGA
- a CDS encoding IS481 family transposase, with amino-acid sequence MTHANAPLTELGRLRLARCVVDEGWPLRRAAERFQVSPTTAARWASRYRELGEAGLVDRSSRPHRSPRRLPTRRERRIVKVRLARRWGPARIAHLLGLNPSTVHRVLRRFGLARLAHLDRATATPVRRYEHAAPGDLVHVDIKKLGNIPDGGGHKVHGRRAGGRNSSAHRDPTRPRKVHGRPNLGYAYLHNAVDDHSRLAYTEILPDETKDTAAAFWTRAQAFFREAGVTVRRVLTDNGSCYRSRLWRDTLANAGITHKRTRAYRPQTNGKVERFNRTLLDEWAYAQAYRSETERRETLPRWLHTYNHHRGHTALKGQPPASRVPNLTGQNT; translated from the coding sequence GTGACCCACGCTAACGCACCCTTGACCGAGCTGGGACGGCTGCGCCTGGCCCGGTGTGTCGTGGACGAGGGGTGGCCGCTGCGGCGGGCGGCCGAGCGGTTCCAGGTCTCGCCGACCACCGCCGCCCGCTGGGCCTCTCGCTACCGCGAGCTGGGCGAGGCGGGCCTGGTCGACCGTTCCAGCCGCCCGCACCGCAGCCCGCGTCGCCTGCCCACCCGCCGCGAACGCCGGATCGTCAAGGTCCGCCTGGCGCGTCGGTGGGGCCCGGCCCGCATCGCCCACCTGCTCGGACTGAACCCCTCCACCGTGCACCGGGTGCTGCGCCGCTTCGGCCTGGCCCGCCTGGCCCACCTGGACCGGGCCACCGCCACGCCGGTGCGCCGCTACGAACACGCCGCACCGGGCGACCTGGTCCACGTCGACATCAAGAAGCTCGGCAACATCCCCGACGGCGGCGGCCACAAGGTGCACGGACGGCGGGCCGGCGGGCGCAACAGCTCCGCCCACCGCGACCCGACCAGGCCCCGCAAGGTCCACGGCCGCCCGAACCTCGGCTACGCCTACCTGCACAACGCGGTGGACGACCACTCCCGGCTGGCCTACACCGAGATCCTGCCCGACGAGACCAAGGACACCGCCGCCGCGTTCTGGACCCGGGCACAGGCGTTCTTCCGGGAAGCCGGCGTCACCGTCCGCCGGGTGCTGACCGACAACGGCTCCTGCTACCGCTCACGGCTCTGGCGCGACACCCTCGCCAACGCGGGCATCACCCATAAACGCACCCGCGCCTACCGGCCACAGACCAACGGCAAGGTCGAACGCTTCAACCGCACCCTGCTCGACGAATGGGCCTACGCCCAGGCATACCGGTCTGAGACCGAACGCCGCGAGACGCTGCCGCGGTGGCTGCACACCTATAATCACCACCGCGGCCACACCGCACTCAAAGGCCAACCACCTGCCAGCCGCGTCCCCAACCTCACAGGACAGAACACCTAG
- a CDS encoding putative bifunctional diguanylate cyclase/phosphodiesterase, with translation MTASLPGDSEALRERAKLAKKSAYLLSTRTFVPLSQTELERRLLGLVERLCSGMYSEGAARHIGIEVGTALVDLNCTTPEALQCSIEVIGKGMLGMGSLRRSDGHQDRVVEVVAALTAGYVEQIRRTTMEQQEQLGRSLYRAMRQAQLELQLSESRFDAVEGYSSTGIATTDLAGKLLRTNGALARIVDRGAAELARLTLFDLVHPAERVGVRDDYAQLERGGTTSITQPRRLLRADDEVAWVTLTLSPLRRPDGSTHVIVMAEDDTDVNLLQGQLNHQALHDVLTRLPNRQYFTSRLERALRTCDPTTGISVYHLDLDGFSRVTGGLGRHFGDLLLRTVANRLQEVVADEKAMVARFGYDEFAVLVENSPSTPDVVTMVRLINDRLAEPMDAFGESVATSATIGVVHRPPADASPLDLLDSADLTLRRAKHNGRRQWELADPAQDARERREFGLAATMTAAWHDDELSARYRPVVSLADESTAAMEARLRWDHPKIGAVPHEQCLALAEDIGLAVPLGTWLLGQACAQAVAWRTELDRDLPVRVCLTASEATDQELLGSVLGTVTRSGLPPSSLWLAMPASAVFGDREEAADNVRLLAENGIGVEIDGFTAAPADLPVVLGLPVRGVRLAPITPPTTVVAATLTSALKVLRDGGIEVSVTGVATPGQRRWWADLGADTASGPLFAP, from the coding sequence ATGACCGCATCGCTGCCCGGCGATTCCGAGGCACTGCGCGAGCGGGCCAAGCTCGCGAAGAAGTCGGCCTACCTGCTCAGCACCCGCACGTTCGTACCGCTGAGCCAGACCGAGCTGGAACGCCGCCTGCTCGGTCTGGTCGAACGGCTGTGCTCGGGCATGTACAGCGAAGGGGCCGCCCGGCACATCGGCATCGAGGTCGGCACGGCGCTGGTCGACCTCAACTGCACCACGCCCGAGGCGTTGCAGTGCAGCATCGAGGTGATCGGCAAGGGCATGCTGGGCATGGGGTCGCTGCGCCGCTCCGACGGCCACCAGGACCGGGTCGTCGAGGTGGTCGCCGCGCTCACCGCGGGCTACGTCGAGCAGATCCGGCGCACCACCATGGAACAGCAGGAGCAGCTCGGCCGCTCGCTGTACCGGGCGATGCGCCAGGCACAGCTCGAACTCCAGCTCAGCGAGTCCCGGTTCGACGCGGTCGAGGGCTACTCGTCGACCGGCATCGCGACCACCGACCTGGCCGGGAAGTTGTTGCGCACCAACGGTGCGCTGGCCCGCATCGTCGACCGCGGCGCCGCCGAACTCGCCCGCCTCACACTGTTCGACCTCGTGCACCCGGCCGAACGCGTGGGCGTGCGCGACGACTACGCCCAACTCGAACGCGGCGGCACCACGTCGATCACGCAGCCGCGCCGGTTGTTGCGCGCCGACGACGAGGTCGCGTGGGTCACGCTCACCCTGTCGCCGTTGCGCCGGCCCGACGGCAGCACGCACGTGATCGTGATGGCCGAGGACGACACCGACGTGAACCTGTTGCAGGGCCAGCTCAACCACCAGGCCCTGCACGACGTGCTCACCCGGCTGCCGAACCGGCAGTACTTCACCAGCCGGCTCGAACGCGCGTTGCGCACGTGCGACCCGACGACCGGGATCAGCGTGTACCACCTGGACCTCGACGGGTTCTCGCGGGTGACCGGCGGGCTCGGTCGGCACTTCGGCGACCTGCTCCTGCGCACGGTCGCGAACCGGTTGCAGGAGGTCGTGGCCGACGAGAAGGCGATGGTCGCCCGGTTCGGCTACGACGAGTTCGCGGTGCTGGTGGAGAACTCGCCGTCCACACCGGACGTGGTGACCATGGTCCGGTTGATCAACGACCGGCTGGCCGAGCCGATGGACGCGTTCGGCGAGAGCGTCGCCACGTCCGCGACGATCGGCGTCGTGCACCGGCCGCCCGCCGACGCCTCGCCGCTGGACCTGCTCGACTCCGCGGACCTGACCCTGCGGCGGGCCAAGCACAACGGCCGCCGCCAGTGGGAACTGGCCGATCCGGCGCAGGACGCCCGCGAGCGGCGCGAGTTCGGGTTGGCCGCGACGATGACGGCGGCCTGGCACGACGACGAACTCAGCGCCCGCTACCGCCCGGTGGTCTCGCTCGCCGACGAGTCGACCGCGGCCATGGAGGCCCGGTTGCGCTGGGACCACCCCAAGATCGGCGCGGTGCCGCACGAGCAGTGCCTGGCGCTGGCCGAGGACATCGGCCTGGCCGTGCCGCTGGGCACCTGGTTGCTGGGCCAGGCGTGCGCGCAGGCCGTGGCGTGGCGGACCGAACTCGACCGCGACCTGCCGGTGCGCGTGTGCCTGACCGCGAGCGAGGCGACCGACCAGGAACTGCTCGGTTCGGTGCTCGGGACCGTCACGCGCAGCGGCCTGCCGCCGTCCTCGCTGTGGTTGGCCATGCCCGCGTCGGCGGTGTTCGGCGACCGCGAGGAGGCCGCCGACAACGTGCGACTGCTGGCGGAGAACGGGATCGGCGTGGAGATCGACGGGTTCACCGCCGCACCGGCCGACCTGCCCGTGGTGCTGGGCCTGCCGGTCCGGGGCGTACGGCTGGCACCGATCACGCCGCCGACCACCGTGGTGGCGGCGACGCTCACGAGTGCGCTGAAGGTGCTGCGCGACGGCGGCATCGAGGTGTCCGTGACCGGTGTCGCCACTCCCGGCCAACGCCGGTGGTGGGCGGACCTGGGCGCCGACACCGCGTCCGGTCCCCTGTTCGCGCCGTGA
- a CDS encoding alpha/beta hydrolase family esterase — protein sequence MASRHVAALVVAALVLGGCSTASGAEDVRTLTVDGRERTYRVHVPRGERLPVVLVLHGGGGDGAQVAAQTGMSAAADAAGYVAVYPDGTGRTSLLTWNAGRCCAYARDEGVDDVRFLSAVLDDVIARYPVDPARVFATGMSNGAMMAYRLGCELSDRIAAVAPVAGALNVDPCRPARPVSVLAVNGTADQSVPYAGGPPSRPVPGAGTWDNRSVADSIGFWTGHDACPAPTRQRDDDVEVTTWSGCADGSRVALYTVEGGTHAWPGGTRTRSGGDPVPPRPDTSRVVLDFFSGVPGR from the coding sequence ATGGCATCGAGACACGTCGCCGCGCTGGTCGTCGCGGCACTGGTCCTGGGCGGCTGCTCGACGGCGAGCGGGGCCGAGGACGTCCGCACGCTCACCGTGGACGGTCGCGAACGGACTTACCGGGTGCACGTGCCGCGCGGCGAACGCCTGCCGGTCGTGCTGGTGCTGCACGGCGGTGGCGGCGACGGTGCCCAGGTCGCCGCGCAGACCGGCATGTCGGCCGCGGCGGACGCGGCCGGGTACGTGGCCGTCTACCCCGACGGCACCGGGCGCACCTCGTTGCTGACCTGGAACGCCGGGCGGTGCTGCGCGTACGCCCGGGACGAGGGCGTCGACGACGTGCGGTTCCTGTCGGCCGTGCTGGACGACGTGATCGCGCGCTACCCCGTCGACCCCGCTCGGGTGTTCGCGACCGGGATGTCCAACGGTGCGATGATGGCCTACCGGCTGGGCTGCGAGCTGTCCGACCGGATCGCGGCCGTGGCGCCCGTGGCCGGTGCGCTCAACGTCGACCCGTGCCGACCGGCGCGACCGGTGTCCGTGCTGGCCGTCAACGGCACCGCGGACCAGTCCGTGCCGTACGCGGGCGGCCCGCCGTCCCGGCCCGTTCCCGGTGCCGGGACGTGGGACAACAGGTCGGTGGCCGACTCGATCGGGTTCTGGACCGGGCACGACGCCTGCCCGGCGCCGACCCGGCAGCGCGACGACGACGTCGAGGTGACGACCTGGTCGGGGTGCGCGGACGGGTCCCGGGTCGCGCTCTACACGGTCGAGGGCGGCACGCACGCGTGGCCCGGCGGCACCCGCACCCGGTCCGGCGGCGACCCGGTGCCGCCGCGTCCGGACACGTCACGGGTGGTGCTCGACTTCTTCTCGGGTGTGCCCGGCCGCTGA
- a CDS encoding VOC family protein has product MASRLNPYINFAGQAREALEFYKGVFGGTTTLSTFGEFGDKDAPGADQIMHGQLETPAGYTLMVSDTPPGMPYNPGTTITVSVSGDDADELRGYWERLAQDGQVTVPLAKQMWGDEFGSVVDRFGIAWMVDITAS; this is encoded by the coding sequence ATGGCGTCCAGGCTCAACCCGTACATCAACTTCGCCGGACAGGCCCGCGAGGCGCTGGAGTTCTACAAAGGAGTGTTCGGCGGCACGACCACGCTGAGCACGTTCGGCGAGTTCGGCGACAAGGACGCGCCCGGCGCGGACCAGATCATGCACGGCCAGTTGGAGACGCCCGCCGGCTACACGCTCATGGTGTCGGACACGCCGCCGGGCATGCCCTACAACCCGGGCACCACCATCACGGTCAGCGTGAGCGGCGACGACGCCGACGAGCTGCGCGGCTACTGGGAGCGGCTGGCCCAGGACGGCCAGGTGACCGTGCCGCTGGCCAAGCAGATGTGGGGCGACGAGTTCGGCTCGGTCGTCGACCGGTTCGGCATCGCGTGGATGGTCGACATCACCGCGTCGTGA
- a CDS encoding TetR/AcrR family transcriptional regulator codes for MDDALPTEIALMWGLTPESRRGRRPSLSVVDITRAAIGIADEEGLAAVSMARVAQRLGNSTMALYRYVKSKDELLALMSDAALEEPPDPPEGDWRAALHAWACAALAAMRRHSWFARLPLTGPPAGPRNLRWFDRGLGALADTPLSEAEKVRIVLGLITLAHGELRMGVDLDRVHAEDPGAFGRAYAALLRRVADPRDLPAVGRVVDAGVFDHEADDPDDDTFRYSLGLYLDGVAALLHRLTTR; via the coding sequence ATGGACGACGCGCTGCCCACCGAGATCGCCCTCATGTGGGGCCTCACGCCCGAATCCCGGCGCGGACGCCGGCCGTCGCTGTCCGTCGTCGACATCACGCGGGCCGCGATCGGGATCGCCGACGAGGAAGGTCTGGCCGCCGTCTCCATGGCGCGGGTCGCCCAGCGGCTGGGCAACTCGACCATGGCGCTCTACCGGTACGTGAAGAGCAAGGACGAACTGCTCGCCCTCATGTCCGACGCCGCGTTGGAGGAGCCGCCCGACCCGCCCGAGGGCGACTGGCGCGCGGCCCTGCACGCGTGGGCGTGCGCGGCACTCGCGGCGATGCGCCGGCACTCGTGGTTCGCCCGGCTGCCACTGACCGGACCGCCCGCCGGACCGCGCAACCTGCGCTGGTTCGACCGGGGTCTGGGCGCGCTCGCGGACACGCCGCTGTCCGAGGCCGAGAAGGTCCGGATCGTCCTCGGACTGATCACGCTCGCACACGGCGAACTGCGGATGGGCGTCGATCTCGACCGCGTCCATGCCGAGGACCCCGGTGCGTTCGGGCGGGCCTACGCGGCGCTGCTGCGCCGGGTGGCCGACCCGCGCGACCTGCCCGCCGTCGGCCGGGTCGTCGACGCCGGGGTGTTCGACCACGAGGCCGACGACCCCGACGACGACACGTTCCGCTACTCGCTCGGCCTCTACCTGGACGGGGTCGCCGCGCTGCTGCACCGGCTCACGACGCGGTGA
- a CDS encoding TetR/AcrR family transcriptional regulator, with protein MTDLRRRNRERARERIVAAAFALFAERGFADVTVADIAERAEVGRTTFFRHFGDKQEVAFSNEHAMSALWGGWLDELPPLTTLAEALAEMRRIAVAMCRTYTADAAHYLAHQRLLRDNPELLDRSNRKFDRMAQAARHSLERRGAEPEVAALAAHTAFACYRAGLDLAGGDPAALPAAVDAAFARLAER; from the coding sequence GTGACCGACCTCCGGCGACGCAACCGCGAACGAGCCCGGGAACGCATCGTGGCCGCCGCGTTCGCACTGTTCGCCGAACGCGGGTTCGCCGACGTCACGGTCGCCGACATCGCCGAACGCGCCGAGGTCGGCCGCACGACCTTCTTCCGCCACTTCGGCGACAAGCAGGAGGTCGCGTTCTCCAACGAACACGCCATGAGCGCGCTGTGGGGCGGCTGGCTCGACGAACTCCCGCCCCTGACGACCCTGGCCGAGGCCCTCGCCGAGATGCGCCGGATCGCCGTCGCCATGTGCCGCACCTACACCGCCGACGCCGCGCACTACCTGGCCCACCAACGCCTGCTGCGCGACAACCCCGAACTGCTCGACCGCTCCAACCGCAAGTTCGACCGCATGGCGCAGGCCGCCCGGCACAGCCTCGAACGCCGGGGCGCCGAACCCGAGGTCGCCGCACTCGCCGCGCACACCGCGTTCGCCTGCTACCGCGCCGGGCTCGACCTGGCAGGCGGCGACCCGGCCGCGCTGCCCGCCGCCGTCGACGCCGCGTTCGCCCGGCTCGCGGAGCGCTGA
- a CDS encoding cytochrome P450 family protein: MVEPVILDPSGRDVQGEAAALRDSGPATPVVLPGGLGAWAVTRQETLKRLLADPAVSKDARQHWSAWRAGEVPDDWPLHLWVSVRNMFTAYGGEHRRLRALVARAFTARRTEASRPVVKAIADGLLDRLEAGPAEVDLRAGYAHPLPIEVICGLFGIPDAARSGLREAVDIVFDTTTTPEAAVANQHRLYALLHDLVEDKRRSPGDDLASGLIAVRDEDGGRLSEAELIDTLILVVAAGHETTVNLLDHAITALLTHPDQRRRVEAGEFTWGDVVEETLRWQAPVANLPLRYAVRDVAVGDETIARGEAILAGYAAAGRDPDVHGPTADAFDVTRADKSHLAFGYGVHHCLGAPLARLEATIALPALFARFPDLRLAVDETELVPVASFISNGHRELPVVLR; the protein is encoded by the coding sequence ATGGTGGAACCCGTGATCTTGGACCCGTCCGGACGGGACGTGCAGGGCGAGGCCGCCGCCCTGCGCGACAGTGGTCCGGCCACCCCGGTCGTCCTGCCGGGTGGGCTCGGTGCGTGGGCGGTCACGCGGCAGGAGACGCTCAAGCGGCTGCTGGCCGATCCCGCCGTGTCCAAGGACGCGCGGCAGCACTGGTCCGCGTGGCGGGCGGGCGAGGTGCCCGACGACTGGCCCCTGCACCTGTGGGTCTCGGTGCGCAACATGTTCACCGCCTACGGCGGCGAGCACCGGCGACTGCGGGCGTTGGTGGCGCGGGCCTTCACCGCGCGGCGGACCGAGGCGTCGCGGCCGGTCGTGAAAGCGATCGCGGACGGTCTGCTCGATCGGCTCGAAGCCGGTCCCGCCGAGGTCGACCTGCGTGCCGGGTACGCCCACCCGTTGCCGATCGAGGTCATCTGCGGGCTGTTCGGCATCCCCGACGCCGCCCGCTCCGGCCTGCGCGAGGCCGTCGACATCGTCTTCGACACCACGACCACGCCCGAAGCCGCGGTGGCCAACCAGCACCGGCTCTACGCACTCCTGCACGACCTGGTCGAGGACAAGCGCCGCTCACCCGGCGACGACCTGGCCAGCGGGCTGATCGCGGTCCGGGACGAGGACGGCGGTCGGCTGTCCGAGGCCGAGTTGATCGACACCCTCATCCTCGTCGTGGCCGCCGGGCACGAGACCACGGTCAACCTGCTCGACCACGCCATCACGGCCCTGCTCACGCACCCCGACCAGCGGCGACGCGTGGAAGCGGGGGAGTTCACGTGGGGCGACGTCGTGGAGGAGACGCTGCGCTGGCAGGCACCCGTGGCGAACCTGCCGCTGCGCTACGCCGTGCGGGACGTCGCGGTCGGCGACGAGACGATCGCGCGGGGTGAGGCCATCCTCGCGGGCTACGCGGCGGCCGGGCGCGATCCCGACGTGCACGGGCCGACCGCCGACGCGTTCGACGTGACCCGCGCCGACAAGTCCCACCTGGCGTTCGGCTACGGCGTGCACCACTGCCTCGGCGCCCCGCTGGCCCGGCTGGAGGCGACGATCGCCCTGCCCGCGCTGTTCGCGCGCTTCCCGGACCTGCGGCTCGCGGTCGACGAGACGGAGCTGGTGCCGGTCGCGTCGTTCATCTCCAACGGCCACCGGGAGCTGCCGGTCGTGCTGCGGTAA
- a CDS encoding SAM-dependent methyltransferase has product MSYYPDWLPDGTDPNVPSVARTYDYMLGGAHNLAADRAMAEQIIKVMPTIKQLVRLNRAFLRRAVTHLVDSGVRQFLDIGSGIPTVGNVHEIVQRLDPECRVVYVDKDPVAIAQSKLILHGNERTAAVQADLREPDDLLARPEVTGLLDFDRPIGLLLLLVVHFVPRDHDVLAMMARYRERLVPDSYLVISHATDDERPETMRRTAEAVRDARSRDNLVYRTHDEVTELFAGFDIVEPGVTGFGLWRPDGVGSIADNPDDNMQIRVGVARKPPGPTT; this is encoded by the coding sequence ATGAGCTACTACCCGGATTGGCTGCCCGACGGGACCGACCCCAACGTGCCCAGCGTCGCCCGCACCTACGACTACATGCTCGGCGGCGCGCACAACCTGGCGGCCGACCGGGCGATGGCCGAGCAGATCATCAAGGTGATGCCGACCATCAAGCAGCTCGTGCGGCTCAACCGGGCGTTCCTGCGCCGGGCGGTGACCCACCTCGTCGACAGCGGGGTGCGTCAGTTCCTCGACATCGGCTCGGGCATCCCGACCGTGGGCAACGTGCACGAGATCGTGCAGCGGCTCGACCCGGAGTGCCGGGTCGTCTACGTGGACAAGGACCCGGTCGCCATCGCGCAGAGCAAGCTGATCCTGCACGGCAACGAGCGGACCGCCGCCGTGCAGGCCGACCTGCGCGAACCGGACGACCTGCTCGCCCGGCCCGAGGTCACCGGCCTGCTCGACTTCGACCGACCCATCGGGCTGCTGCTGCTGCTGGTGGTCCACTTCGTCCCACGCGACCACGACGTGCTCGCCATGATGGCCCGCTACCGGGAGCGGCTCGTGCCCGACAGCTACCTGGTGATCTCCCACGCCACCGACGACGAACGGCCCGAGACGATGCGAAGAACCGCCGAGGCGGTGCGCGACGCGCGTTCGCGCGACAACCTCGTCTACCGCACGCACGACGAGGTGACCGAACTGTTCGCCGGGTTCGACATCGTCGAGCCCGGCGTCACCGGCTTCGGGCTGTGGCGACCGGACGGCGTCGGCTCGATCGCCGACAACCCCGACGACAACATGCAGATCCGGGTCGGCGTGGCGCGAAAACCACCGGGACCGACGACATGA
- a CDS encoding SDR family NAD(P)-dependent oxidoreductase: protein MDVTLMTGATRGLGRVAAEHLLRTRRDRHLVVFARSGDPAAELAKATGNRNVSTIRCDLKSFDSIRAAVADLRERDLGPITGFLANAGVQEASTDTATADGLETTFAVNVLANHLLLTLLRDDFAQPCRIVVVGSDVHDPAHNSMGVVPPPVWTDARDLATPRPGGARDGRRAYATSKLGVLYLVHAHRRRLPEDVDIYTYNPGHVPNTGLLRNVPPVGRAVAQGVGVVLAMVSPRSTMPGPAGRLMAAALDGPRPGESGVYVNKGVVVPSSDESYDREREERLITVADALCGIVRA from the coding sequence GTGGACGTCACCCTCATGACCGGAGCCACCCGCGGACTGGGCCGCGTGGCCGCCGAGCACCTGCTGCGCACCCGCCGCGACCGCCACCTCGTCGTGTTCGCCCGGAGCGGCGACCCGGCGGCCGAATTGGCCAAGGCCACCGGCAACCGCAACGTCTCCACGATCCGCTGCGACCTGAAGTCGTTCGACTCGATCCGCGCGGCCGTGGCCGACCTCCGGGAGCGCGACCTCGGCCCGATCACCGGGTTCCTGGCCAACGCGGGCGTGCAGGAAGCCTCTACCGACACCGCGACCGCCGACGGCCTGGAGACCACGTTCGCGGTGAACGTCCTGGCCAACCACCTGCTGCTGACCCTGCTGCGCGACGACTTCGCCCAGCCGTGCCGCATCGTGGTGGTGGGCAGCGACGTCCACGACCCGGCGCACAACAGCATGGGTGTGGTGCCGCCGCCGGTCTGGACCGACGCCCGCGACCTGGCCACGCCCCGCCCCGGCGGCGCGCGCGACGGCCGCCGTGCCTACGCCACCAGCAAGTTGGGCGTGCTGTACCTGGTCCACGCCCACCGCCGCCGCCTGCCCGAGGACGTGGACATCTACACCTACAACCCCGGCCACGTCCCGAACACCGGCCTCCTGCGCAACGTCCCGCCGGTCGGGCGTGCGGTCGCCCAGGGCGTGGGCGTCGTGCTCGCCATGGTCTCGCCGCGCTCGACCATGCCCGGCCCGGCCGGCCGGCTGATGGCCGCGGCGCTCGACGGCCCCCGGCCCGGGGAGAGCGGCGTGTACGTCAACAAGGGCGTCGTGGTCCCGTCGTCGGACGAGTCCTACGACCGCGAGCGCGAGGAGCGGTTGATCACCGTGGCCGACGCGTTGTGCGGCATCGTCCGCGCGTGA